A region from the Colwellia sp. PAMC 21821 genome encodes:
- a CDS encoding YchJ family protein, with protein sequence MLCPCGSEQAYNQCCQPFIMASKAVNTPEQLMRSRYSAYANKQATYIYLTYAKSSQVEQSVEDIAQWAAQTTWLKLIIHSASDHKKNLANNEHAQVEFSAFYQLNGKIWLMREKSNFAIEDGKWRYLDGDVSDSKAYNKPKRNEFCFCGSHKKFKQCCAKNL encoded by the coding sequence ATGTTATGTCCATGCGGCTCAGAACAAGCCTACAATCAATGTTGCCAACCTTTTATAATGGCAAGCAAAGCCGTTAATACCCCCGAGCAACTCATGCGTTCACGCTACTCTGCCTATGCAAATAAACAAGCAACGTATATTTACCTCACTTATGCAAAATCTAGCCAAGTTGAGCAATCAGTTGAAGATATTGCACAATGGGCTGCACAAACAACATGGTTAAAGTTAATCATTCACTCTGCCAGTGATCATAAAAAGAATTTAGCTAACAATGAGCATGCTCAAGTAGAATTTTCCGCCTTTTATCAGCTCAACGGGAAAATTTGGCTAATGCGAGAAAAATCTAATTTTGCAATAGAAGACGGCAAGTGGCGATATCTTGATGGTGATGTGTCAGATAGCAAAGCGTATAATAAACCCAAAAGAAATGAGTTTTGCTTTTGTGGAAGCCATAAAAAATTTAAACAATGTTGTGCAAAAAACCTTTAA
- a CDS encoding VC2046/SO_2500 family protein gives MTLDALSNDILVHELQLGEQLSESVDHDRRADFSLLLAMLTDDVRAHSQFKLPLSQTTEKITTSEQLRKYFQLPNEAPIALNNVEDITMYNQASLIELQQLEHLRLTNSLNPRPLVFRDDAKHISQSVMTNTSLYCQQKHQNKSIEKTQQRADFNAQAWLAAVQTTIVKAPLMDAVA, from the coding sequence TTGACACTAGACGCTTTATCAAACGACATACTTGTTCATGAACTTCAGTTAGGCGAGCAGCTTAGCGAAAGTGTTGATCATGATCGTCGTGCTGATTTTTCTCTTCTACTTGCTATGCTAACAGACGATGTTAGAGCACATAGCCAATTTAAGTTACCACTTTCACAAACTACTGAAAAAATCACGACATCAGAACAGCTAAGAAAATATTTTCAATTACCCAATGAAGCGCCTATCGCGTTAAACAACGTTGAAGATATAACTATGTACAATCAGGCCAGCTTGATAGAATTACAGCAGTTAGAACACCTACGGTTAACTAACTCGCTTAATCCCAGACCTTTAGTATTTCGTGACGATGCCAAACATATAAGCCAGTCTGTTATGACTAATACAAGTTTGTATTGCCAACAAAAACACCAAAACAAATCGATAGAAAAAACACAGCAAAGGGCTGATTTTAATGCCCAGGCTTGGTTAGCTGCAGTGCAAACAACGATTGTGAAAGCACCATTGATGGATGCTGTTGCTTAA
- a CDS encoding ATP-binding protein, whose protein sequence is MKLGRSFFSLYFLIISIFIVFSWMLDEVWSSYLEQDIESYTGYKSMLLSLSNYLEKHPENEWPEIISGAAQQWQLPLKLISEQQEKVINHQRNDVIKEDNTHIYYDNDAVEIHHRINSAGTMIVLGPAKMPTRPRVEALIRVILLACLACILFFWLRPLSRDLDQLRKTAIDFGQESFDVVAPKASSKMTEPMVTAFNTMASRIKRLIDAHKELSTAVAHELRTPLARTKFALQMLACTDDKAKQEKYRNAISKDICELEQLINEMLIYASFDNDRPELNFNEESLVEIVEKQVSNYQQFDQKFNINNMLGDVSVQADRQFIARALNNYISNAIKYGKGEIDITIMQKDDHCQIKVTDNGEGVSDDFKCTIFDAFSRGDTSRNRETGGFGLGLAIVCRIMEWHGGSASVVDSEHGGATFILSWPIKHVTA, encoded by the coding sequence ATGAAACTTGGTCGCTCATTCTTCAGCTTATATTTTCTTATTATCTCTATTTTTATCGTATTCTCTTGGATGCTAGATGAAGTATGGAGTTCATATCTTGAACAAGATATTGAATCATATACTGGCTATAAAAGCATGTTGTTATCACTTTCTAATTATTTAGAAAAACATCCAGAAAATGAATGGCCAGAGATAATTTCGGGTGCTGCACAGCAATGGCAGTTACCGTTAAAGTTAATATCAGAACAACAAGAAAAAGTAATTAATCATCAACGTAATGACGTTATTAAAGAAGATAATACCCATATATATTATGATAATGACGCAGTAGAAATTCATCACAGAATCAACAGTGCTGGCACGATGATTGTTTTAGGACCAGCTAAAATGCCTACTAGGCCAAGAGTAGAAGCATTAATTCGCGTTATTTTGCTAGCATGTTTAGCCTGTATATTGTTCTTTTGGTTACGGCCTCTATCTCGTGACTTGGATCAATTAAGAAAAACAGCTATCGACTTTGGTCAAGAAAGTTTTGATGTTGTAGCACCTAAAGCAAGCTCTAAGATGACTGAGCCCATGGTAACTGCGTTTAATACTATGGCGAGTAGAATCAAGCGTTTAATTGATGCTCATAAAGAGTTATCAACTGCGGTTGCACATGAATTACGTACCCCTTTAGCGCGCACTAAATTTGCTTTGCAGATGTTAGCCTGCACCGATGATAAAGCTAAACAAGAAAAGTATCGTAATGCTATTAGCAAAGATATTTGTGAGTTAGAACAATTAATTAATGAAATGTTGATTTACGCTAGTTTTGATAATGACAGACCTGAACTGAACTTCAATGAAGAGTCATTGGTTGAAATTGTTGAAAAGCAGGTCAGTAATTATCAACAATTTGATCAAAAATTTAATATTAATAATATGCTTGGAGATGTTAGCGTTCAGGCTGATCGTCAATTTATCGCACGTGCGCTAAATAACTACATTTCAAATGCTATAAAATACGGTAAAGGTGAAATAGACATCACCATCATGCAAAAAGATGATCACTGTCAAATAAAAGTAACTGATAATGGCGAAGGCGTGTCAGATGACTTTAAATGTACTATATTTGACGCTTTCTCTCGTGGCGATACATCTCGTAATCGAGAAACAGGTGGTTTTGGTTTAGGTCTCGCCATTGTTTGTCGAATTATGGAATGGCATGGCGGAAGTGCTTCTGTAGTTGACAGTGAACATGGCGGTGCGACTTTTATCCTTAGCTGGCCCATTAAGCATGTTACTGCTTAG
- a CDS encoding response regulator, with product MSDSKLSVKKILLVEDDRQLSDLVAEFLESEGYHVKQEFRGDTVEKRVDKFVPDLIILDIMLPGKDGFAVCKDLRPGYKGPILMLTAKGTDFDQVLGLEIGADDYVIKPVEPRVLLARVNALLRRGQLPSEGKENAEIDCGELHISRGSRQVTLHGKNVDLTSQEFDLLWLLASRSGEVQNRDYIYKAVVGREYDGMDRSVDVRISRLRKKLHDSNETPFRIKTIWGQGYLFVPDAWS from the coding sequence ATGTCAGATAGTAAATTGTCAGTTAAGAAGATATTACTCGTTGAGGATGACCGCCAGTTGTCGGATTTAGTCGCTGAGTTTTTAGAAAGTGAAGGCTATCACGTTAAGCAAGAATTTAGAGGTGACACGGTCGAAAAACGCGTTGATAAATTCGTGCCAGACTTGATCATTTTAGACATTATGTTACCCGGTAAAGATGGTTTTGCGGTATGTAAAGACTTACGACCTGGATACAAAGGTCCTATTTTAATGCTTACTGCTAAAGGCACTGACTTTGATCAAGTGCTAGGTTTAGAAATTGGTGCTGATGACTACGTAATTAAGCCAGTAGAGCCAAGAGTATTATTAGCGCGTGTTAATGCGCTCTTACGCCGTGGTCAACTGCCTTCTGAAGGTAAAGAAAACGCTGAAATTGATTGTGGCGAACTACATATTAGCCGTGGCTCTAGACAGGTGACATTGCACGGAAAAAATGTTGATCTTACTAGCCAAGAATTTGATTTACTTTGGTTATTAGCTAGCCGCTCTGGCGAAGTACAAAATCGTGATTATATTTATAAAGCGGTTGTTGGTCGTGAGTACGATGGCATGGATAGAAGTGTTGATGTTCGTATATCGCGCTTACGTAAAAAATTGCATGACAGTAATGAAACACCTTTTCGTATTAAAACCATTTGGGGACAGGGTTACCTATTTGTTCCAGATGCGTGGAGTTAA